In the genome of Lycium ferocissimum isolate CSIRO_LF1 unplaced genomic scaffold, AGI_CSIRO_Lferr_CH_V1 ctg13921, whole genome shotgun sequence, the window TTGCTGATGCTTTCGTTAAGGCCCATGCCGGGGCTATCAAGGTCGAAACCCGAAAGTCAGATCTATTCAACGTCAAGCAACGAGACGACGAGACCCTCCGCGAGTTCGTGGCTCGATTTCAAATGGAGCGCATGGACTTGCCACCAGTTACGGACGATTGGGCCGTTCAGGCTTTCACCCAAGGGCTCAATTCGAGGAGCTCGATCACCTCAATGGAACTGAAACAAAACTTGATAGAGTACCCGGCAATCGCCTGGGCTGATGTGCATAACAGATATCAGTCGAAAATAAGAGTCGAAGACGATAAGATTTTGAGGGCCGCTTCAGTGTCGTGGCATTCTAGTAAAGGAACTGATCGTACAAGGAGAGTGGTGGATCGAGATTCCAGATCGTCCTATGACAGGTACCAGCCGTATCCGCTCGATCGAAGAGGAAATGGGCGTAACACTGAATCGGGcaaaattgataggagaaatgACCGAAGGAGCGACCGAGGTCCAAACAACCGTGGGTTGGTAAACAAAAACGCTGTCGAAAGAATTTCGGGGAACAGAGAGATTCCAAGGTTATCCGAGTACAACTTTTGCGTCGATGTAGCAACTTTAGCGGCGGCCGTTAGCCGAAACAAAGAAACAAGGCATCCGAGGCCCATCCAATCTGACCCGGAGAAGCGGGACAAAAGCCTTATTTGCAAGTATCATCATACTCACGGCCACCGGACCGAAGATTGTCGACAGCTGAGGGAGGAGGTGGCCCGTCTGTTCAATTTGGGGCATCTTCGAGAATTCTTGAGTGAACGAGCGAAAACCCATTTTAAAAACTTGGATTCCAACAAGCCGGATAGACCGGAAGAGCCTCATCAGGTGATACACATGATCATGGGTGGAACCGACGTGCCCATGGGACCAGTGATGAAGCGCACGAAGATCTCCATAACGAGGGAAAAGCGTGTCCGAAGCGATGATCCCGATGGTGCCATCACGTTCGATGACGAGGACATGGAAGGCATTGCCCAACCACATAATGACGCACTGGTAATCTCTATCCTTGTCAATAATGTTAGAATTAAACGTGtgctgattgatccaggtagctcggctAATATCATCCGATGGAGAGTCATCGAACAGCTGGGGCTACTAGATCAGATCGTGCCTGCCATACGAGTCCTCAATGGATTCAACATGGCATGCGAAACGACCAAAGGCGAGATCACTCTACCAATCAGCATGGCGGGAATTACGCGACAGACGAAATTTTATGTGACGAGAAGGTGATATGGGATATAATGCACCGTCGGCGACCGTGGATTCATCTCGTAAGAGCGGTCCCTTCGACTATGCATCAGATGTTGAAATTCCCGACCCCAGAAGGTATCAAAACCGTCCGTGGTGAACAGCAGGCTGCAAAAGAAATGTTCGCGGTCGAAGAATCTGCTAAGACCGTAAAAGCTCCAGATCGGACTGAAGGGAAGAATGTCAAATAGCAATCACAGACCCCGATCCCGGAATCTTCGAAAGATCGGAACGGGGACACACTAGATGATGAGTTAAAGTTCGGAGTACCGAGAACTTTTGTGGTGCCCGATGATTCTGACGCCACCAAGTCCACCGTTGAAGAGCTCGAACAAGTGACGTTGTTTGCCCATCTGCCAGAAAGGAaagtatacctgggcacggggttaacgcCCGAACTCAGGGATAAATTTACTGAGTTTCTTAAAATTAACTCCGACTGTTTTgcttggtcccatttagacatgacaggtatcCCACCGGACGTGACAACGCACAAGCTGAGCTTGGATCCGAGTTTTTCCCCGGTCAAACAAAAGCGAAGGCCGCAACCCGAGGTAAAGCATGCGTTCGTCAAAGACGAGGTAACCAAGCTCCTTAATATAGGGTCCATTCGAGAGGTAAAATATCCGGATTGGTTAGCTAACGTTGTGGTAGTACCTAAAAAGGGGAATAAGTTTAGAATGTGCGTAGATTATAAAGACCTAAACAAAGCCTGTCCGAAGGATTCTTTTCCTTTGCCCAGCATCGATCGCATGATCGACGCTACCGCGGGTCACGACACGCTGAGTTTCCTTGATGCATATTCCGGTACAACCAAATTCAAATGGACCCGGAGGATCGAGAAAAAACCTCTTTTATAACTAGGTTCGGCAcgtattgttataatgtaatgcctttcggcctaaaaaatgccggtgcaacCTATCAACGCCTAGTCAATCGAATGTTTGAACATCAAATAGGGAAAtccatggaagtttatattgatgacatggtcgTTAAGTCCCTCGCGAGCGAGAGgaccatttgaaatttttgcagaGACTTTCAAAGATATTAAGGAAATACAAATGAAGTCGAACCGGAAAAATGCGCCTTCGGAGTCGGATCGGGTAAGTTCCTCGGCTTCATGGTGTCAAATCGGGGAATCGAAATCAACCCGGATAAAATAAAGGCAATCGAAGATATCACTGTGATAAACGACATCAAAGGGGTACAGAGGTTAACGGGACGCATAGCCGCCCTAAGCCGATTCATCTCCAGATCCTCGGATAAGAGTCACCGTTTTTTCTCGTTGCTCAAGAAAAAGACGGACTTCGCATGGACCCCCGAGTGTCAGACGGCTTTGACAGAACTCAAAAGATACTTATCAAGTCCACCTCTACTCCACACACCGAAGGCGCACGAGCAGTTGTATTTATACCTGGCGGTGTCCGAGATTGCGGTAAGCGGTGTCCTGGTTCGAGAAGAGAATGGAACGCAGTATCCGGTTTACTATGTAAGTAGAACTCTCGGTGACCCCGAAACCAGGTATCCGCATTTGGAAAAACTCGCTTTAGCTCTGTTAAGTGCATCTAGAAAATTGAAACCTTACTTTCAGTGTCATCCGATATGTGTTGTAACGTCGTACCCCCTAAGGAACGTCATGCATAAACCCGAACTCTCAGGCCGACTAGCAAAGTGGGCTGTAGAGATTAGCGGGTATGATATTGAGTACAAACCCCGAACCGCAATCAAATCCCAAATACTGGCAGATTTCGTGGCCGATTTCGCACCAGCCATGATCCCCGAGGTCGATAAGGAAATGCTTCTTGCCTCGGGGACTAGCACGGGAGTCTGGACCCTTCATACGGATGGTGCATCCAATGTGAAAGGGTCCGGGTTGGGGATCGTTCTCAAACCCCCCTCAGGTGACGTAATAAGACAATCTATAAGGTCTGCTGatttaactaacaatgaagccgagtacgaggctatgattgcaggtttagaaCTGGCCAAAAGTTTGGGAGCCGAGATCGTAGAGGCCAAGTGCGATTCTCTCCTGGTGGTCAACCAAACGAACGGAACCTTCGAAATCAAAGATGACAGAATGCGGAGATACCAAGAAAGATTGCAGGTTGTCCTTCGCCGGTTTAAGGAGTGGACATTGGAGCACGTACCCCGTGATCAAAATAATGAAGCGGACGCCCTGGCAAATCTGGGGTCTTCGGTCGAATCGGAAGGGTTTTCCTCCGGAGCTGTGGTGCAGTTAACGAAATCAGTCATAGAGACCGGCCATGCCGAGGTAAACTCGACTAGCCTCACTTGGGATTGGAGGAACAAATACATAGACTATCTCCAAACAGGGAAGTTACCATCGGATGCCAAGGAATCACGAGCCCTCCGAACCAAGGCAGCTAGATTTTGTTTGGTCGATGGCCAGTTGTACCGAAGATCATTCCACGGTCCCTTGGCCAGATGCCTAGGACCAGGGGAAACCGACTACGTTCTAAGGGAAGTTCACGAGGGCACTTGTGGGAACCACGCGGGAGCCGATTCATTGGTACGCAAATTGATCAGAGCGGGATACTACTGGAACGAGATGGATGGAGACGCCAAAACCTTCGTTCAAAAATGTAACGAATGCCAGAGGCACGCCCCGTCCATACATCAACCCGGAGAGGAGCTGCATCCGGTCCTCTCCCCATGGCCGTTCATGAAATGGGGCATGGACATAGTGGGACCCCCCGCCCCGTGGGCTCCAGGTAAGACGCAATTTATCTTACTTATGACTGATTATTTCTCTAAGTGGGTCGAAGCACAGGCACTCGAGAAAGTCAGGGAAAAAGAGGTCATCGATTTCATCTACGATCATATAATCTGTCGATTTGGGGTACCGGCGGAGATCGCGTGTGACAACGGGAAACAGTTCGTGGGTAGCAAGGTCAGCAAGTTTTTTGAAGAGTACAAAATTAAGAAGATCTTATCAACCCCATATCATCCAAGCGCGAATGGCCAGGCCGAGtctaccaataaaatcatattgcagaatttaaagaagagacTGGCCGGTTCCAAACACCGATGGAAGGAGGTCCTGCCCGAAGTTCTATGGGCCTACCGCACAACGGTAAGATCGAGCACCGGGGAGACTCCGTTCTCCCTAGTGTATGGAGCCGAGGCCCTGATACCCGTTGAGGTTGGTGAGCCGAGCCTAAGATTCCGTTATGCCACCGAGAACTCGAACCACGTAGCGATGACCGTCAATTTGGATCTCGTGGATGAAAGAAGGGAAGCTGCGCATATCCGGATAGCCGCACAAAAGCAAAGGATGCAAAGGTACTATAATCGGAGGGCGAACCTCAGACATTTCcaaattggggacttggtaCTGAGAAAAGTCACGCTCCATACGAAGAACCCTCACGAAGGGAAACTAGCTCCAAATTGGGAAGGTCCATACCGGGTAACTGGAATAACCGGGAAGGGTTCTTATCAGCTTGAAAATGAAGATGGACACCAGCTGAAAAATAACTGGAACGTGGCACACCTGAAGCGATATTATTGTTAAAGGTATGAAtaactttccttttcttttattcgaCCTAACCATGCAGGGATGCAGCCCGAGGGAAGCGAAAGGGACACATCGGTTGCCCCAATGTCATAAACATAGGACTGAAAGCacgtgctgcactctttttcccttcgacCGTTTTGTCCCGAGGTGGGTTttcggcaaggtttttaatgaggcagcgccGAACAGCGTGCTACGAATATAGATCAGAGATCGAAAATCGGGGACTGCATAATACGATTGAGTAGTACCCGAGCCCTCATACTTCGAACTCGAAtactaggggactactataTCATGAGTTAAGTCGaaactatgtatatgtaaaagCCGAGGCTTGAACAATAGGAtcagatgtaaggaccaaacgatcgatCGAATCGTGTCCATTTAGTTCGTTCTTGCCACGACAACAATTACGAATGTATCCCGGGCCGGTTTCTTCAATAAAAAGCTTATTTCGGTCAAAAGGATCCCATGTTATCAAACATCGAAAACaaaagactacggtctaaaagactacggtctaaacTATTGCATAACagttaaagactacggtctaaacTATTGCATAACAGTTcttaaagactacggtctaacTTATGGCATAAACAGTTAAGGACCACGGTCCAAAAACGGTCAAAGACCACGATCTAAAAACGCGAAGTTATCACAATCGGGGCTGCCTCTTAAATTATGAACAAAGCAGCGACTAACAACAGCGTGAACCAAAGCCCGATCATGGGCCGTTACCGTCCGAATTTTATGTTGGCCGCAATATGGCAAATTATAACAAAGACATAAACCAGGCAAACAATGAAGCGGGAAAATACCTTGCAAAGTCAAATACAAATTTcggttcattcatatacaaagAACGAGATTTACAAAGGCCCAGACAGTGGCCCCAAAACAAGTATTCAAAAACAAAAGAGGGGCGCAAGGCCCCCAAACTATTCTTCACCAGACTCCTCGGCCTCTCCATCGGCCGAATCGGTGTCAACATCCGAATCCTCGGGATCGAACGCAGCCTTCGCTTCTGTTTCAAGCCTTCTTGCTTCCTCGATCAAACTCGACAGATCCACACCAGTGGCTTGAACCTCCTCGAGGGTCATCCTACGGGACAAACATCGCTCATACTCAGCTCTAAGATCACTGGCCTTTTCGGCGGCAGTCACGTCGGCCTTATACTGATCGAGCATGTCGTCGTAACCCGAGAGCTGATCGAGAGCCTTTCCATGCTCAACCTGCAAATCGGTGATGGCTTGGCCCAATTGATCCCTCTCCGCGTCGGCCGAAGCAAGTGATGAGCTAAGGTTGTTTATTTGCTCCTCCGCCGACCGAAGTTGCTCCCGGAGAATATCACGCTCGGCCACAGCACCGACGGTTGCTTCGTGGAGGGAATCAAGCTCGGGTTTGATCCCATCGAGCTCTGAACGGAGTTGATCGATCTGGCTGACATACGCTCGGGCCTGAGAAGTGAGGGTGTTAGCATCGGCTATTAAAGACTTATTGTAAATTTCGAAAGCCTTTACCTTCTCGGCCCAACTCGTCACGTTCCCGTTTGGCTTCGGCGGCTTCACTCCGAGCCGTTTCGAGTTCCGATTTAAGGAGGGAGAAATCGGGGAGAGACGAGATATGTTccaatttcttttcatataagaCCAGGAGCTCGTCCACCTCCCGACTCTTAATATCGAGTTCCTCCTGGAGCCGACCCACTTCGAACCTGAACCGGTGGAAACTCGCATGGTGAAGCACGGAGGCCTAAAAGGGAAGAGAGAACGGATATTAAAATGACGATCAAAGTTAAATAATTTGGGTAAAGAGAATTCAAAGTCAAGAATTACCCGATTCAATGCGTGCTGAGCCTCGTTGAACAGGCACGATTCGCTAACCTCGGCCATTTTCTGTCGATCCTCTTGGGACACCAAAGGATACAGATAGCTGGATATCCCAACAGGACCCGATAACATGTTCATATCGGCCGGCACCTTAAAGGTAATCAGCCTCttccgactcgggtcgacactagGGGCAGGAAACGATTTCTCCAATCTGGGGCCTGAGTTAACCCCGAAACGCTGAGCCACAGGGATGCGCAGATGCTCGAAACCCGACATTCCCGGAGCCGGTATTTCGTAATCTCCGTGACCGGTCGCCCTTCGCTCGGTCACCCCGCTTTTGGCTCTCGCAGCATCGGCAGGAATGTCCACCAATGGCGGCGGAGAATCCTGTATGCAAATTATCATTTCAGATGAGGCCACAGCTTGTATCGGGAGGACGGAGCCAATACCGTACAAAGGCGGGATAGTGGGTACCTTAGAACCTGACATCGAGGAAGTTGCCCTCGATCCGGCAGCCGCGGCTGGCAGTCTTTCAACACTTCGAGCAGAAGTACCAGCTTTCGACCCCGAGATATTACTCGGGGTTCGGCTTGAGCTTTCCACCAACGGTGGAGTGACTGCAGCAGAACCAGGTAAATCATGCTCGAGGATCTCGTCGATAAAATGATGCCCACCCCAAGCCTGATCATCGTCTTCTGGATGATCCAATAGATGACCGACGACATCCGCATCGAGAGCGCGGGCCGGGGTCCCTTCCGATGAGGCCTCTCGAGTGACATCCCTCGATCTTTTCTTAGCCTGGGGCGGGGCTTGAGATGATTCAGAggattttcttttcctccttacaATCAGATCTCCCTGACCGGGAGCTTCGATGTCTTGCTCGTCGGCTGAGGCCTCAGCAGTTTCCTGGCCTCGAATCCTGGTGGCCTTTGATAATCCTGTGAAGCAAAGGGGAAGATCAGTTGTTATTTAACCAATATGGCGTACTGCACAGGACAGAAAGGATGACACTCTAAGGAGAAGGCTTACCATGGGTCCCGGCCTCCCAACGGGACCGGGATAAACGCCTCCAGTTGCGCTCGGCGTAAGTCAGTTGGGAGCATATTTTCCCGATCCATTGGTCGAGGTTGGGAACCGCACTAAGGGTTCGGACTAGCGCTGCATACACACAAACAAACGAAAGGGTTAGGATTGGTACGGGTACATGGCCGAATCACATCGACATAAACTAACTTACGTTTTGGGTTCCATTTCTCTGGAAATGGTAATTTATCAGCGGGAATCAGGTCCGCTGTCCTGATTCGGACATACCTTCCTTGCCAGCCCCGATCCCTATCTTCGTCTAGACCGGAGAAGGGCGCTTTTGCGGCTCGTTTGGAGAGTTTAATCATTCCCCCTCTAAAGACACGGGGGCTGTACAAACGGAGAAGGTGTGGCACCGTGAACGGAACATTCGCGTTTGTAGCGAAATGCCTGAGGAGCACAACAATCCT includes:
- the LOC132042182 gene encoding uncharacterized protein LOC132042182, producing the protein MLEELTKRVESGEKKIEANDKKVENYNSRVDQIPGAPPVLKGPDSKKFVQMPFPPSAAPMKIPKRFRMPDIPKYNGTTDPNEHVTAYTYAIKGNDLADDERESVLLKKFGETLSKGAMIWYHNLPEHSIDSFAMLADAFVKAHAGAIKVETRKSDLFNVKQRDDETLREFVARFQMERMDLPPVTDDWAVQAFTQGLNSRSSITSMELKQNLIEYPAIAWADVHNRYQSKIRVEDDKILRAASVSWHSSKGTDRTRRVVDRDSRSSYDRYQPYPLDRRGNGRNTESGKIDRRNDRRSDRGPNNRGLVNKNAVERISGNREIPRLSEYNFCVDVATLAAAVSRNKETRHPRPIQSDPEKRDKSLICKYHHTHGHRTEDCRQLREEVARLFNLGHLREFLSERAKTHFKNLDSNKPDRPEEPHQVIHMIMGGTDVPMGPVMKRTKISITREKRVRSDDPDGAITFDDEDMEGIAQPHNDALVISILVNNVRIKRVLIDPGSSANIIRWRVIEQLGLLDQIVPAIRVLNGFNMACETTKGEITLPISMAGITRQTKFYVTRR